Within Runella rosea, the genomic segment ATCTGGATGGATACGCTACAAAACTTTATAAAAGAAGGAAATACGCCCGCTCAGGCCCGCAAAATAGTAGGGGATTTGGGCATAACCATCGAAAATGCCATTGGTTTTGCCCCTTGGATTGTGGATGATGAAGCCGCCCGTGCCAAAGGCCTCGCCCAACTTAAAACAGAAATGGAACTGTTGGCGGAAGTGGGCTGTATGCGCGTGGCCACGCCCTCCGTAGGTGCTCAAACGCCACAATCGCCCAAGATAGATTTACAAAAAGCCGCCGAACGCTACCGCGCTATTCTCGAAATCAGCGACCAAACCAAGGTGATTCCGCACTTGGAACTGTGGGGTTTTTCAAAAAACCTGAACAAATTGAGTGAGGTCATGTACGTGGCGACCGAAAGCGGCCACCCGTCGGCGCGTTTGTTATTAGATGTATACCATTTGTACAAAGGCGGTTCTAGCCTTGACACGCTGAAATTGGTGGGAAAACCAGGCGTTGAAATTTTCCACATCAACGATTATCCCGCTTCGTTGCCCCGTGAGACCATCGTGGATGCCGACCGCATTTATCCAGGCGACGGCGTTGCGCCCATTGCTCAAATCCTGAAAACCATCAAAAATCCAGACCGTCCTATTGTGCTTTCGTTGGAGGTTTTCAACAAAACATATTACGCACAGGACGCACTTGTCGTGGCTAAAACGGGATTGGATAAAATCAACAAAGTTATTGCAGGGATTTAGGATGTTTTGAACCGTGCCGTCGGGTTTGAAAACCCGACGGCACGGTTTATATTTTTTATCCCAAAAATAATCGTAATTTGGAAGATAATACGGATTGGCGTTTAGAGCACAAACGTTTTGCACGATATTTGCGTTAGTTATATATTTAAAATTAACGTATGCTCCGGCAGCTAATTTTAAAGTCATGCCGTGACTATATAACACCGATAATACCCAAAACCCGAATGCAGTTTCTTTTTCCGACCTTTTTATGGAGTTTGTTGGCGGTAGGCATTCCAATTGCCATCCATTTGTTCAACTTCCGCCGCACTCGGCGCGTTTTCTTCTCCAATGTCTCGCTTTTGAAAAACGTCGAAATGGAAACGAGTTCGTTTCGACGCCTGAAACAATACC encodes:
- a CDS encoding sugar phosphate isomerase/epimerase family protein, producing MSVLNRRQTLAVLASTAGAGLLPETATAAVAKKPAFIPCLNMSTIRGQKLGFVKELETASKAGFRSVEIWMDTLQNFIKEGNTPAQARKIVGDLGITIENAIGFAPWIVDDEAARAKGLAQLKTEMELLAEVGCMRVATPSVGAQTPQSPKIDLQKAAERYRAILEISDQTKVIPHLELWGFSKNLNKLSEVMYVATESGHPSARLLLDVYHLYKGGSSLDTLKLVGKPGVEIFHINDYPASLPRETIVDADRIYPGDGVAPIAQILKTIKNPDRPIVLSLEVFNKTYYAQDALVVAKTGLDKINKVIAGI